From a region of the Pirellulales bacterium genome:
- a CDS encoding type II toxin-antitoxin system RelE/ParE family toxin has product MSFTVIWTKFAESDLADIWLRAVNRREIAEATSKLDAVLKSDPHNSGESRTGNVRITFSGPLGIHFEVLAADRIVYVLAVWRIDHN; this is encoded by the coding sequence ATGAGTTTCACCGTAATCTGGACAAAGTTCGCCGAGAGCGATCTGGCGGATATTTGGCTTCGCGCCGTAAACCGCCGGGAAATTGCCGAAGCCACTTCCAAGTTGGACGCGGTGCTGAAATCTGATCCGCACAATTCCGGTGAATCACGAACCGGCAACGTTCGAATTACTTTCAGTGGCCCACTTGGAATCCACTTCGAAGTGCTGGCAGCTGATCGGATTGTATACGTCTTGGCCGTGTGGCGAATCGATCACAATTAG
- a CDS encoding RNA polymerase sigma factor RpoD/SigA — protein MPTTRRRPAAAVQTPLETYLREINETALLNGPQEQELAIAIGNGDVKARDRMVRANLRLVVNIARGYTGKGLGLQDLIEEGNLGLLRAVEGFDPAMGTRFSTYASYWIKQSIKRALINSAKTIRIPAYMVELLSKWRRASARLTEELGRSPTPEEVGRVLGLPRKKLSIIKKAIRIYNSTPQTDQPEAGWSLGEMVTDDATKPPEEMLLNSDNLHHVMQMLQTMDAREATVLRMRFGLEDNEPRTLKEIGEALGLTRERVRQIETEALHKLAAGLEGEVQPAEV, from the coding sequence ATGCCTACCACACGTCGCCGCCCTGCCGCGGCCGTCCAAACTCCGCTGGAGACTTATCTCCGCGAGATCAACGAAACCGCCCTCCTCAATGGGCCGCAGGAGCAGGAATTGGCCATTGCCATTGGCAACGGCGACGTCAAAGCACGGGATCGCATGGTCCGCGCCAATTTGCGGTTGGTCGTCAACATCGCTCGCGGATACACCGGCAAAGGCCTGGGGCTGCAAGATCTGATCGAAGAAGGCAATCTGGGCCTGTTGCGGGCGGTCGAAGGGTTCGATCCGGCCATGGGCACCCGCTTCAGCACTTACGCCAGTTATTGGATCAAACAATCGATCAAACGGGCCCTCATCAACTCCGCCAAAACCATCCGCATTCCAGCGTACATGGTGGAGCTGCTTTCCAAGTGGCGCCGTGCCAGTGCTCGCCTGACCGAAGAGCTCGGCCGCTCTCCCACGCCGGAAGAAGTGGGCCGCGTGTTGGGGCTGCCGCGGAAAAAGCTGTCGATCATCAAAAAAGCCATCCGCATTTATAACAGCACACCGCAAACCGATCAGCCCGAAGCCGGCTGGTCGTTGGGCGAAATGGTCACCGACGACGCCACCAAGCCCCCCGAGGAAATGCTGCTCAACAGCGACAATTTGCACCACGTCATGCAAATGTTGCAAACCATGGACGCCCGCGAAGCCACCGTCCTGCGGATGCGCTTCGGCCTGGAAGACAACGAGCCCCGCACGCTGAAAGAAATTGGCGAAGCGCTGGGCCTGACCCGCGAACGTGTGCGGCAAATCGAAACCGAAGCCCTGCACAAGCTGGCCGCCGGTCTGGAAGGCGAAGTGCAACCGGCCGAAGTGTAA
- a CDS encoding 30S ribosomal protein S1 — protein sequence MVNRNLIRGLDIDDEELDRELDLAMSDAASGSLAVANVDLNENAIVEGRIIRVDDEFVLVDVGYKSEGQIPRHEWDESEDPPEIGQHLKVLIEEVDESTDLEARGLIALSKRKARKIEEWNKVMDSVKEGDVVTGAVTRKIKGGLLVDVSGVNVFLPASQVDIRRPSDIGDYVGRTIQCLVLKIDESRRNIVVSRRALIEQERTEKKKQLLETLQEGQLRKGVVKNIAEFGAFVDLGGIDGLLHITDMSWGRIGHPSEMVAIDQELEVQILHIDREREKIALGLKQKTASPWDNVAEKYPVGSVHKGTVVNVMSYGAFVKMEEGIEGLVHISEMSWTKRISHPNELVHIDDEVQVVVLKIDKEKHEISLGMKQTQDNPWDKVADRYPIGTLVEGTVRNLTNYGAFIEIEEGIDGLLHVSDMSWTRKISHPSEVVEKGQKIKCKVLSVDQQRRRIALGLKQMEDDPWATDIPSRYQSGQIVKGTVTKLTNFGVFVGLENGLEGLLHISELADHKVENPEEIVKVGDEIEVKILRVDTEERKIGLSRKRVQWSEEHEAEERAGAGGEGSGGENGGGANGASGTPASELKGGVGKSGPLIQSAGE from the coding sequence ATGGTCAATCGAAACTTAATTCGCGGATTGGATATCGACGACGAAGAGTTGGATCGGGAACTAGATCTCGCCATGTCCGATGCCGCCAGCGGCTCCTTGGCCGTGGCCAATGTTGACCTGAACGAAAATGCAATCGTCGAGGGGCGCATTATCCGTGTTGATGATGAGTTTGTGTTGGTCGATGTCGGTTATAAAAGCGAAGGCCAAATTCCCCGCCACGAATGGGATGAATCGGAAGACCCGCCCGAAATCGGCCAGCACCTGAAGGTCCTGATCGAGGAAGTCGATGAAAGCACCGATCTCGAAGCCCGCGGCCTGATTGCCTTGTCTAAGCGCAAAGCGCGCAAGATCGAAGAATGGAACAAGGTGATGGATTCGGTCAAGGAAGGGGACGTAGTGACGGGCGCCGTCACGCGAAAAATCAAGGGCGGTTTGCTGGTCGATGTAAGCGGCGTGAACGTCTTTTTGCCTGCCAGCCAGGTCGATATTCGCCGCCCGTCCGACATTGGCGATTACGTGGGCCGCACCATTCAATGCTTGGTGCTCAAAATTGACGAGTCGCGCCGCAACATTGTCGTCAGCCGCCGTGCGCTCATCGAGCAAGAACGGACCGAAAAGAAAAAACAACTGTTGGAAACGTTGCAGGAAGGCCAGTTGCGCAAGGGCGTGGTGAAAAACATCGCCGAGTTCGGCGCCTTTGTCGATTTGGGAGGCATCGACGGCCTGTTGCACATTACCGACATGAGCTGGGGCCGCATCGGCCATCCGTCCGAAATGGTGGCCATCGATCAGGAATTAGAAGTGCAAATTCTGCACATCGACCGCGAACGGGAAAAAATCGCCCTCGGCCTCAAGCAAAAAACCGCCAGTCCCTGGGACAATGTGGCGGAAAAGTATCCGGTTGGCTCGGTGCACAAGGGCACCGTGGTCAACGTGATGAGCTACGGCGCGTTCGTGAAAATGGAAGAAGGCATCGAAGGCTTGGTTCACATCAGCGAAATGTCGTGGACCAAGCGCATCAGCCATCCCAACGAATTGGTGCACATTGACGACGAAGTACAAGTGGTCGTCCTCAAAATCGACAAGGAAAAGCACGAAATTTCGCTCGGCATGAAGCAAACCCAGGACAATCCCTGGGACAAAGTGGCCGATCGCTACCCGATTGGCACTCTGGTGGAAGGCACCGTGCGGAATCTCACCAATTACGGAGCCTTCATCGAAATTGAAGAAGGCATCGACGGCCTGCTGCACGTCAGCGATATGTCCTGGACCCGCAAAATCAGCCATCCCAGCGAGGTGGTCGAGAAGGGACAAAAAATCAAGTGCAAGGTCCTCTCGGTCGATCAGCAGCGCCGCCGAATCGCCCTGGGACTAAAGCAAATGGAAGACGATCCCTGGGCCACGGATATCCCCAGCCGTTACCAGTCGGGCCAAATCGTCAAAGGCACAGTGACTAAGCTCACCAACTTCGGCGTGTTTGTGGGCCTGGAAAACGGTCTGGAAGGTTTGCTGCACATTTCCGAGTTGGCCGACCACAAGGTGGAAAACCCGGAAGAAATCGTCAAAGTGGGCGACGAAATCGAAGTCAAAATTCTGCGCGTCGACACCGAGGAACGCAAAATTGGCCTCTCACGTAAGCGGGTGCAATGGAGCGAAGAGCATGAGGCGGAAGAAAGAGCCGGGGCCGGCGGCGAAGGTTCTGGCGGCGAGAATGGCGGCGGCGCCAATGGCGCCTCCGGCACCCCTGCATCCGAACTCAAAGGCGGCGTGGGCAAAAGCGGCCCGCTGATTCAGTCGGCTGGCGAATAA
- a CDS encoding prephenate dehydrogenase/arogenate dehydrogenase family protein, translated as MPRWNTVAIIGVGLIGGSIGLALRKKGLAAEIVGIGRPQSGPNLEKAKQLGAITSSVTDMPQGMAAADVVIVCTPVGEIANHILLAAKGSSDQTILTDAGSTKAAIIRKVEAALKPGKRFVGSHPLAGSEKKSVEFARADLFEGRVAIVTPTSRTKAADAKEIADFWSALGSNVLTMSPEIHDLALAGTSHVPHLISAAVAANTPPADLPLTAGGWRDLTRIAAGDPALWTQILLENQAHVLKSLAGFEKKVTAFRTAIERGDAAQLHALLTEGKQVRDALGD; from the coding sequence ATGCCTCGCTGGAATACGGTAGCCATTATCGGCGTCGGTTTGATCGGTGGCTCGATCGGTTTGGCGCTGCGCAAAAAAGGGCTGGCAGCCGAAATTGTCGGCATCGGCCGACCGCAATCGGGTCCCAATCTGGAAAAAGCGAAACAGCTTGGCGCCATTACTTCGTCGGTGACTGACATGCCACAAGGCATGGCCGCCGCCGATGTTGTCATCGTGTGTACGCCCGTCGGCGAAATTGCCAACCACATTTTGCTAGCCGCGAAGGGATCGTCCGATCAGACAATTCTTACCGATGCCGGCAGCACCAAGGCCGCCATCATCCGCAAGGTGGAAGCCGCGCTTAAGCCGGGCAAACGCTTTGTGGGCAGTCATCCGTTGGCTGGCAGCGAAAAAAAAAGCGTTGAATTCGCCCGGGCAGATTTATTCGAAGGCCGCGTCGCGATTGTCACTCCCACCTCGCGCACCAAAGCCGCCGATGCAAAAGAAATCGCCGATTTTTGGTCTGCCCTGGGGTCCAACGTTCTGACCATGTCGCCGGAAATTCACGATCTGGCTTTGGCCGGCACCAGCCACGTTCCCCATTTGATTTCCGCGGCAGTCGCGGCAAATACACCGCCGGCCGATTTGCCCCTCACCGCCGGTGGCTGGCGCGATTTAACCCGCATCGCAGCGGGCGATCCCGCCTTGTGGACCCAAATTCTCCTGGAAAATCAAGCCCACGTCTTGAAGTCGCTGGCCGGGTTTGAGAAAAAGGTGACAGCGTTTCGGACGGCAATCGAGCGCGGCGATGCCGCACAGCTTCACGCCCTACTCACGGAAGGGAAACAAGTTCGCGATGCTCTGGGAGATTGA